The proteins below come from a single Synechococcus sp. WH 8101 genomic window:
- a CDS encoding RpoD/SigA family RNA polymerase sigma factor yields MGIPLESTGGAKNSTSMEPALPNTSSARGNTRARLSPSNRSTRSSGRLSTDSIGYYLSSIGRVPLLTAAEEIELAHHVQAMKQLLELPEAERTPRQRHQIRMGKRARDRMMAANLRLVVSVAKKYQNQGLELLDLVQEGAIGLERAVDKFDPAMGYKFSTYAYWWIRQGMTRAIDNSARTIRLPIHISEKLSKMRRISRELSHRFGRQPNRLELAHAMGIEPKDLEDLISQSAPCASLDAHARGEEDRSTLGELIPDPNGDEPMEGMDRSIQKEHLGGWLAQLNDREQKILRLRFGLDGEEPLTLAEIGRQINVSRERVRQLEAKAILKLRMMSNHQQAA; encoded by the coding sequence ATGGGGATCCCTCTGGAATCCACGGGGGGAGCCAAAAACTCCACTTCGATGGAACCTGCGTTGCCGAACACATCCAGTGCTCGCGGCAACACACGTGCACGACTGTCGCCATCCAATCGCTCCACGCGATCCAGTGGGCGTCTTTCCACCGACTCGATCGGCTATTACCTAAGCAGCATTGGCAGGGTGCCCCTGCTCACTGCGGCTGAAGAGATCGAGCTGGCCCACCATGTGCAGGCCATGAAGCAGCTGCTAGAGCTGCCCGAAGCTGAGCGCACCCCTCGGCAGCGCCACCAAATCCGGATGGGCAAACGGGCGCGCGACCGGATGATGGCCGCCAACCTCCGGCTGGTGGTGAGCGTTGCCAAGAAGTATCAGAACCAGGGCCTGGAACTGCTGGACCTCGTGCAGGAAGGGGCGATCGGCCTGGAGCGAGCTGTCGACAAGTTTGACCCCGCCATGGGTTACAAGTTCTCGACCTATGCCTACTGGTGGATTCGCCAGGGCATGACCCGGGCGATCGACAACAGCGCCCGGACGATTCGACTGCCGATTCACATCAGCGAAAAGCTCTCCAAGATGCGGCGCATCTCCCGGGAGTTGTCGCACCGGTTCGGCCGCCAGCCGAACCGGCTCGAACTGGCCCATGCGATGGGGATCGAACCCAAGGATCTCGAGGATCTGATCTCCCAAAGCGCCCCCTGCGCCTCCCTCGATGCCCACGCCCGCGGGGAAGAAGACCGCAGCACCCTCGGCGAACTGATCCCAGATCCCAACGGTGATGAACCGATGGAAGGGATGGACCGCAGCATCCAGAAGGAACACCTCGGCGGCTGGCTGGCCCAGCTGAATGACCGGGAGCAGAAAATCCTGCGCCTGCGCTTCGGCCTCGACGGCGAAGAGCCACTGACCCTGGCGGAAATCGGACGCCAGATCAACGTGTCCCGTGAACGGGTGCGACAGCTGGAAGCGAAAGCGATCCTGAAGCTGCGCATGATGAGCAACCACCAACAAGCGGCCTGA
- a CDS encoding diacylglycerol/polyprenol kinase family protein, with protein sequence MPSLLLIAAWMALVLIGAVLTSQRWPERKELSRKIVHIGTGPVVLLAWWLQIPAMLAVPTALLATLIALINHRWRLLPGVEDVQRFSYGTVAYGLAISLLLIMFWPDHAAVVCSGVLVMAFGDGLAGLMGRAVPSASWSLWGQRKSVVGTLTMALVSLIVLSSLAALTAQPVAWITLVSISLLATALEQLSGWGLDNLSVPIGVALCWRWLT encoded by the coding sequence GTGCCCTCCCTGCTGCTGATTGCCGCCTGGATGGCGCTGGTGCTGATCGGTGCCGTGCTGACGTCCCAACGCTGGCCCGAACGCAAGGAGCTCAGCCGCAAAATCGTGCACATCGGCACAGGTCCGGTGGTGCTCCTGGCCTGGTGGCTGCAGATTCCAGCCATGCTGGCCGTGCCCACGGCCCTGTTGGCCACCCTGATCGCCCTGATCAACCACCGCTGGCGCCTGCTGCCAGGAGTGGAAGATGTGCAGCGCTTCAGCTATGGAACCGTGGCCTACGGACTGGCGATCAGCCTGCTGCTGATCATGTTCTGGCCAGACCACGCTGCGGTGGTGTGCAGTGGCGTGCTGGTGATGGCCTTCGGGGATGGCCTCGCCGGACTGATGGGTCGGGCTGTTCCCTCCGCCAGCTGGAGCCTGTGGGGTCAACGAAAATCAGTGGTGGGCACGCTCACGATGGCTCTGGTGAGCCTGATCGTGCTGAGCAGCCTCGCCGCACTGACGGCTCAGCCGGTGGCGTGGATCACCCTGGTGAGCATCAGCCTGCTGGCAACAGCGCTGGAACAGCTGAGTGGCTGGGGGCTGGACAATCTCAGTGTGCCGATCGGCGTGGCCCTCTGCTGGCGCTGGCTGACCTAA
- a CDS encoding 3-deoxy-7-phosphoheptulonate synthase, producing the protein MTTTSDLHVVENRPLVAPALLHADLRTDAAATATVVGTRRKIQSILRGDDQRLLVIVGPCSVHDVEAAREYARRLAPLRERHAAELEVVMRVYFEKPRTTVGWKGLINDPHLDGSYDINTGLRLARSLLLDLARVGMPAATELLDPVVPQYIADLISWTAIGARTTESQTHREMASGLSMPVGYKNSTDGSVTIAIHAIQAASRPHHFLGINGQGIASIVSTTGNPDGHLVLRGGSRGANYHLDAVQESAAALAAAGLPDRLMVDCSHGNSNKDYRRQGEVLEAVAAQVRQGSDHVMGVMLESHLVEGNQKLNADRTAMTYGQSITDACISIDTTETLLEQLAAAVAAGRPLALSR; encoded by the coding sequence ATGACCACCACCTCCGATCTGCATGTGGTGGAGAACCGCCCACTGGTGGCTCCAGCTCTCTTGCACGCGGATCTCAGAACCGATGCGGCGGCTACAGCCACGGTGGTGGGCACCCGCAGGAAAATTCAGTCCATCCTTCGCGGCGACGATCAGCGTCTGCTGGTGATCGTCGGCCCTTGCTCGGTGCACGATGTAGAGGCGGCGCGGGAGTACGCGCGTCGTCTGGCGCCGCTGCGTGAGCGGCATGCCGCCGAACTGGAAGTGGTGATGCGGGTGTACTTCGAGAAACCGCGCACCACCGTGGGTTGGAAAGGGCTGATCAATGATCCGCATCTCGATGGCTCTTACGACATCAACACCGGCCTGCGTCTGGCGCGCTCTTTGCTGCTCGACCTGGCCCGCGTCGGCATGCCGGCGGCCACGGAGCTGCTCGATCCGGTGGTGCCTCAATACATCGCCGATCTGATCAGCTGGACGGCCATCGGCGCCCGGACCACCGAAAGCCAGACCCACCGCGAGATGGCCTCAGGCCTGTCGATGCCGGTCGGCTACAAAAACAGCACCGATGGCAGTGTCACTATCGCCATTCACGCGATCCAGGCGGCCTCCAGGCCCCATCATTTTCTGGGTATCAACGGGCAGGGCATTGCCTCGATCGTGAGCACCACCGGCAACCCGGATGGCCACTTAGTGCTGCGAGGCGGCAGCCGGGGAGCCAACTATCACCTGGATGCGGTGCAGGAGTCGGCGGCGGCCCTGGCGGCGGCAGGCCTGCCCGATCGTTTGATGGTGGATTGCAGCCATGGCAATTCCAATAAGGATTACCGTCGCCAGGGTGAGGTGCTGGAGGCGGTCGCCGCCCAGGTGCGGCAGGGTTCTGATCATGTGATGGGCGTGATGCTGGAGAGCCATCTGGTGGAAGGCAATCAGAAGCTCAATGCCGATCGCACGGCGATGACCTACGGCCAGAGCATCACCGATGCCTGCATCAGCATCGACACCACCGAAACCCTGCTGGAGCAGTTGGCAGCGGCGGTGGCGGCGGGCCGGCCGTTGGCACTCTCGCGGTAA
- the acnB gene encoding bifunctional aconitate hydratase 2/2-methylisocitrate dehydratase: MLSAYRAAAAERTAQGIPPLPLTAEQTQALTQLLEQPPAGEEQELLHLLSERIPPGVDEAAYVKATWLSAVAQGSTTSPLVSPLDAVRLLGTMVGGYNVAALIELLQHHDDALAKAAAEGLSRTLLVYDAFHDVMELSSSNRFAKQVVDSWAGAEWFTAKPELPAEITVTVFKVEGETNTDDLSPATHATTRPDIPLHALAMLESRMPGGLELIAELKQKGHPVAYVGDVVGTGSSRKSAINSVLWHTGDDIPHVPNKQAGGVILGGKIAPIFFNTAEDSGALPIECDVSALHTGDVITIRPHNGTIERAAGETDAGEVIARFELKPDTIQDEVRAGGRIPLMIGRALTDKVRAQLGLPPSDLFIRPAAPADSGKGFTLAQKMVGKACGLPGVRPGTSCEPLMTTVGSQDTTGPMTRDEMKELACLGFSADLVMQSFCHTAAYPKPVDLQTQKELPDFFAERGGVALRPGDGIIHSWLNRMLLPDTVGTGGDSHTRFPLGISFPGGSGIVAFAAAIGAMPLDMPESVLVRFSGSLQPGVTLRDVVNAIPWVAIQRGLLTVEKANKKNVFNGRIMEIEGLPDLKLEQAFELTDASAERSCAGCTIKLSEATVSEYLRSNVALMKNMIARGYTDARTLARRIKAMEAWLAKPSLLSADADAEYAEVIEINLDELTEPVLACPNDPDNVKRLSEVAGDPVQEVFIGSCMTNIGHYRAAAKVLEGAGSNQARLWVCPPTRMDEDKLKEEGYYAIFEAAGSRMEMPGCSLCMGNQARVEDNTTVFSTSTRNFNNRLGKGAQVYLGSAELAAVCALLGRIPTAEEYRRIAAEKIDPLSDELYRYLNFDQIEGFADAGRVVSASDQAEVMAGV, encoded by the coding sequence ATGCTGAGTGCCTATCGCGCCGCCGCCGCCGAACGGACTGCCCAGGGGATCCCGCCCCTGCCCCTCACCGCGGAGCAGACGCAGGCCCTCACCCAGTTGCTCGAACAGCCTCCTGCCGGTGAAGAACAGGAGCTGCTGCACCTCCTCAGCGAACGCATCCCGCCCGGGGTGGATGAAGCGGCCTATGTGAAAGCCACCTGGCTGAGCGCCGTTGCCCAGGGCAGTACCACCAGCCCGTTGGTATCGCCCCTGGACGCCGTGCGTCTGCTGGGAACGATGGTGGGCGGATACAACGTGGCCGCCCTGATCGAGCTGCTGCAACACCACGACGACGCACTGGCCAAGGCTGCCGCCGAAGGGCTCAGCCGCACGCTGCTGGTGTACGACGCCTTCCACGATGTGATGGAGCTCTCCAGCTCCAACCGCTTTGCCAAGCAGGTGGTCGACAGCTGGGCGGGCGCCGAGTGGTTCACCGCCAAGCCGGAGCTGCCCGCGGAGATCACCGTGACGGTGTTCAAGGTGGAGGGCGAAACCAACACCGACGACCTCTCCCCGGCCACCCACGCCACCACGCGCCCCGACATCCCCCTGCACGCCCTGGCCATGCTGGAAAGCCGCATGCCCGGCGGCCTGGAGCTGATCGCTGAGCTGAAGCAAAAGGGCCATCCCGTCGCCTATGTGGGCGATGTGGTGGGCACCGGCAGCTCGCGCAAATCAGCGATCAATTCCGTGCTCTGGCACACGGGGGACGACATTCCCCATGTGCCCAACAAACAGGCCGGGGGCGTGATCCTGGGCGGCAAAATCGCACCGATCTTTTTCAACACGGCGGAAGACTCCGGCGCCCTGCCGATCGAATGCGACGTCTCCGCCCTGCACACCGGCGACGTGATCACGATCCGTCCCCACAACGGCACGATCGAAAGGGCGGCGGGGGAGACCGACGCCGGCGAGGTGATCGCCCGTTTCGAACTCAAGCCCGACACGATCCAAGACGAGGTCAGGGCCGGCGGACGCATCCCCCTGATGATCGGGCGCGCCCTCACCGACAAGGTGCGCGCCCAGCTCGGACTGCCCCCCTCCGATCTGTTCATCCGTCCCGCTGCGCCGGCGGACAGCGGCAAGGGTTTCACCCTGGCCCAGAAGATGGTGGGGAAAGCCTGCGGTCTGCCGGGAGTGCGACCCGGCACCAGTTGTGAGCCGTTGATGACCACGGTCGGCAGCCAGGACACCACCGGGCCGATGACCCGCGACGAGATGAAGGAGCTGGCCTGCCTCGGCTTCTCCGCCGATCTGGTGATGCAGAGCTTCTGCCACACCGCCGCCTATCCCAAGCCGGTGGACCTGCAGACCCAGAAGGAGCTCCCCGATTTCTTCGCTGAGCGGGGAGGCGTCGCCCTCCGTCCCGGTGACGGCATCATTCACAGCTGGCTCAACCGCATGCTGCTGCCCGACACCGTGGGGACTGGCGGTGACAGCCACACCCGCTTCCCCCTGGGCATCTCCTTCCCCGGTGGCTCGGGCATCGTCGCCTTCGCCGCCGCCATCGGCGCCATGCCCCTCGACATGCCCGAATCGGTGCTGGTGCGCTTCAGCGGCTCGCTTCAACCGGGCGTCACGCTCCGGGATGTGGTGAACGCCATCCCCTGGGTGGCCATCCAGCGCGGTCTGCTGACCGTGGAGAAAGCGAACAAGAAAAATGTGTTCAACGGCCGGATCATGGAGATCGAAGGGCTGCCAGACCTGAAGCTGGAGCAGGCCTTCGAGCTCACCGATGCCTCCGCCGAACGTTCCTGCGCCGGCTGCACGATCAAACTCTCGGAAGCAACCGTGAGCGAGTACCTGCGCAGCAACGTGGCGCTGATGAAGAACATGATTGCTCGCGGCTACACCGACGCCCGCACCCTGGCGCGCCGGATCAAGGCCATGGAAGCCTGGCTGGCCAAACCAAGCCTGCTCAGCGCCGATGCCGATGCCGAGTATGCGGAGGTGATCGAGATCAACCTCGATGAACTCACCGAACCGGTGCTGGCCTGCCCCAACGACCCCGACAACGTGAAACGGCTCAGCGAAGTGGCCGGTGATCCGGTGCAGGAGGTGTTCATCGGCTCCTGCATGACCAACATCGGCCATTACCGGGCCGCGGCCAAGGTGCTGGAAGGGGCTGGCAGCAACCAGGCCCGCCTCTGGGTCTGCCCGCCCACGCGCATGGATGAGGACAAACTGAAGGAAGAGGGCTACTACGCCATCTTCGAGGCGGCGGGCAGTCGGATGGAAATGCCGGGCTGCTCCCTCTGCATGGGCAATCAGGCGCGCGTGGAGGACAACACCACCGTGTTCTCCACCAGCACCCGCAACTTCAACAACCGCCTGGGCAAGGGTGCCCAGGTGTATCTGGGCAGTGCCGAGCTGGCTGCCGTGTGTGCCCTGCTCGGCCGGATCCCCACAGCGGAGGAGTATCGACGCATCGCTGCGGAGAAGATCGATCCCCTCTCCGATGAGCTCTACCGCTATCTCAACTTCGATCAGATCGAAGGCTTTGCTGATGCGGGACGGGTCGTGAGCGCCAGTGACCAGGCGGAGGTGATGGCCGGGGTCTGA
- a CDS encoding ClC family H(+)/Cl(-) exchange transporter: MVVLSELKQRRHQLGSSRSIRRLLERRWWVVVLALMLTGLGAALTGVLFKAGIKLLGSWRLDLLAGLPAWAVLPALGALGGLISGLMVSNLAPAAGGSGITHIMGFLKHRAVPMGLQVGLVKLVAGIVAIGSGFPLGPEGPAVQMGGSVAWQMARWLKAPVAFRRVIVAAGGGAGIAAVFSAPIGGFVYAVEELLHSARPVVLLLVIVTTFWADAWADVLGLAGLSPSSGGLDATEGFQLEREYTPLVNFLPIDLGYLIALGMVVGVLAELYCRYVLAMQRRGNAWFGDRLVLRMVISGGVLGGVYAFLPEPFHNLEGLQHLIADGKADIPMALGTFAVLFFSTGLAASSGAPGGLFFPMLTLGGAIGLACGIWVEALTGHVPSTYVFAGMGAFVASCSRTPITAMFLAFALTKDLLILKPILVACLASFLVARLFDHRSIYERQMGMELLVESHLQAQRERRGGIHHAWDGSVRRRAFQPPQPPGRTARSPDDPAG; encoded by the coding sequence ATGGTTGTTCTGAGTGAACTGAAACAACGCCGCCACCAACTCGGTTCCAGTCGCAGCATCCGCCGGCTGCTGGAACGGCGCTGGTGGGTGGTGGTGCTGGCCCTGATGCTCACCGGTCTTGGGGCCGCCCTCACCGGGGTGCTGTTCAAAGCCGGCATCAAGCTTCTGGGCAGCTGGCGCCTGGATCTGCTGGCAGGCCTGCCGGCGTGGGCCGTCCTCCCCGCCCTTGGCGCCCTGGGGGGGCTGATCTCAGGCCTGATGGTGTCCAACCTGGCGCCCGCCGCTGGCGGCTCCGGCATCACCCACATCATGGGCTTTCTCAAACACAGAGCCGTGCCCATGGGCCTCCAGGTGGGCCTGGTGAAACTGGTGGCGGGCATCGTGGCCATCGGCAGCGGCTTTCCCCTCGGCCCGGAAGGTCCTGCCGTCCAGATGGGTGGCTCGGTGGCGTGGCAGATGGCGCGCTGGTTGAAGGCCCCGGTGGCGTTCCGCCGAGTGATCGTGGCTGCCGGCGGTGGCGCCGGCATCGCCGCGGTGTTCAGTGCACCGATCGGTGGCTTTGTGTATGCGGTGGAGGAACTGTTGCATTCCGCCCGGCCGGTGGTGTTGCTGCTGGTGATCGTCACCACCTTCTGGGCCGATGCCTGGGCCGACGTCCTGGGCCTGGCCGGCCTCAGTCCCAGCAGCGGCGGACTTGACGCCACCGAAGGCTTTCAACTCGAAAGGGAATACACACCGCTGGTGAATTTTCTACCGATCGATCTCGGCTATCTGATCGCGCTAGGCATGGTCGTCGGAGTGCTCGCAGAGCTCTACTGCCGCTATGTGCTGGCCATGCAGCGCCGCGGCAATGCCTGGTTCGGAGACCGACTCGTGCTGCGCATGGTGATCAGTGGTGGCGTGCTGGGAGGGGTCTATGCCTTCCTGCCCGAACCGTTTCACAACCTCGAAGGCCTCCAGCATCTGATCGCCGACGGCAAGGCCGACATCCCGATGGCCCTGGGCACCTTTGCCGTCTTGTTCTTCAGCACGGGGCTGGCGGCCTCATCCGGAGCGCCGGGCGGGCTCTTCTTTCCCATGCTCACCCTGGGAGGAGCCATCGGCCTGGCCTGCGGCATCTGGGTGGAGGCGCTCACCGGCCACGTGCCCAGCACCTATGTGTTTGCCGGCATGGGCGCCTTTGTGGCCAGCTGTTCCCGCACGCCGATCACAGCGATGTTTCTGGCCTTTGCCCTCACCAAGGATCTGCTGATCCTCAAACCGATCCTGGTGGCGTGCCTGGCCAGTTTTCTCGTGGCACGGCTGTTTGATCACCGTTCAATCTATGAACGCCAGATGGGGATGGAGCTGCTGGTGGAGAGCCATCTGCAGGCCCAACGGGAACGGCGCGGCGGCATTCACCATGCCTGGGATGGTTCGGTGCGCCGTCGTGCCTTTCAGCCCCCCCAGCCCCCTGGCCGGACCGCCCGATCGCCGGACGACCCTGCAGGATGA
- a CDS encoding radical SAM protein — translation MLAFPSTYTVGITSLGFQLVWASLAMRADLDVRRLFTDQGDPQHRHCDLFGLSLSWELDGPVLLDLLEQQNIPIWSADRGDTDPLVFGGGPVLTANPEPLAPFFDVILLGDGEELLPRFIDALQACRDGRRSERLQHLASVPGVYVPALYAPRYDSNGHLRAIEATQASLPPRIAKQTWRGNSLSHSTVITPEAAWPNIHMVEVVRSCPELCRFCLASYLTLPFRTPSLEDGLIPAVEQGLTATRRLGLLGASVTQHPQFEALLQWLNQDRFNDLRVSVSSVRAATVTPELASTLSRRGSKSLTIAIESGSERMRQLVNKKLSTAEIEAAARHAKEGGLSGLKLYGMVGLPQEENDDVEATAKLLLELKQHTPGLRLTLGVSTFVPKAQTPFQWQGVRPEAEKRLKLLAKRLKPKGIDLRPESYGWSVIQALLSRSDRRLAPVIAAVRGSQDSLGGWKKAYRQARAGELAPARSAGVELPLPPPWEEVVHDTWSEERTLPWSHLDGPLNQETLQGHRRQALGLT, via the coding sequence GTGCTTGCCTTTCCCAGCACGTACACCGTGGGCATCACCAGCCTCGGCTTCCAACTCGTGTGGGCCAGCCTGGCGATGCGCGCCGATCTGGATGTGCGCCGCCTCTTCACCGATCAGGGCGACCCCCAGCATCGCCACTGCGATCTGTTCGGTCTCTCCCTGAGCTGGGAGCTGGATGGTCCGGTGCTGCTCGATCTGCTGGAGCAGCAGAACATTCCGATCTGGAGTGCCGATCGCGGCGACACCGATCCGCTGGTGTTCGGTGGTGGGCCGGTGCTCACCGCCAACCCGGAGCCGTTGGCTCCCTTCTTCGATGTGATCCTGCTCGGCGACGGCGAAGAGCTCCTGCCCCGCTTCATCGATGCTCTCCAGGCCTGTCGGGATGGCCGCCGCAGCGAACGCCTGCAGCATCTGGCCTCGGTGCCAGGGGTCTACGTGCCGGCTCTCTATGCCCCCCGCTACGACAGCAACGGCCACTTGCGCGCCATCGAAGCCACCCAGGCGTCGCTTCCGCCGCGGATCGCGAAACAAACCTGGCGCGGCAACAGCCTCAGCCACTCCACCGTGATCACACCCGAGGCGGCCTGGCCCAACATCCACATGGTGGAAGTGGTGCGCAGCTGCCCGGAGCTTTGCCGTTTCTGTTTGGCCAGCTACCTCACCCTTCCCTTCCGCACCCCCTCACTGGAGGACGGCCTGATCCCGGCGGTGGAACAGGGTTTAACCGCCACGCGCCGCCTGGGACTGCTGGGGGCATCGGTGACCCAGCACCCCCAGTTCGAGGCGCTACTGCAATGGCTGAACCAAGATCGCTTCAACGACCTGCGGGTCAGCGTCAGTTCGGTGCGCGCGGCCACGGTCACCCCTGAGCTGGCCAGCACCCTGTCCCGGCGCGGCAGCAAATCCCTCACGATCGCGATCGAGAGCGGCAGCGAACGGATGCGCCAGCTGGTGAACAAGAAGCTCAGCACGGCGGAGATTGAAGCGGCGGCTCGCCATGCCAAGGAGGGGGGGCTGAGCGGGCTGAAGCTCTACGGCATGGTGGGACTGCCGCAGGAGGAGAACGACGATGTGGAGGCAACGGCCAAGCTCCTGCTGGAGTTGAAACAGCACACACCGGGTCTGCGCCTGACGCTGGGCGTGAGCACCTTCGTGCCCAAGGCCCAGACCCCATTCCAGTGGCAGGGGGTGAGGCCGGAAGCGGAGAAGCGGCTGAAACTGCTGGCCAAGCGTCTGAAACCGAAGGGCATCGACCTGCGCCCGGAAAGCTATGGCTGGAGTGTGATCCAGGCCCTGCTGTCACGCAGCGATCGCCGCCTCGCCCCCGTGATCGCAGCCGTGCGGGGCTCCCAGGACAGCCTGGGGGGGTGGAAAAAGGCCTACCGCCAAGCCCGCGCCGGTGAACTGGCACCAGCCCGGAGTGCCGGCGTGGAGCTGCCCCTGCCACCGCCCTGGGAGGAGGTGGTGCATGACACCTGGAGCGAGGAGCGGACCTTGCCCTGGAGCCATCTCGACGGCCCCCTCAACCAAGAGACGCTGCAGGGGCATCGCCGGCAGGCTCTCGGCCTGACCTGA
- a CDS encoding O-antigen ligase — protein MTIAWVLFQLGLFLLPSSALLASLLLFPALLVGSVRREGPFWADPWNAPLLFAATAMLLGCFGAYSGSLAWAGLANWLPFFWGFWGFQPFVADARARRRAGLCLVAGTVPVLVTGLGQLWWGWQGPWQLFGGLIIWFVTPGGEPSGRLSGLFDYANIAGAWLAMVWPFALAALVQPGLSVRRRAVVVMLAAAQVAALLLTDSRNAWGALVLTVPVVLGPPSWPWLLPLLLLALLPVLLAVLPGVPLLLQQPARALVPDGIWSRLTDSRYGAERAVASTRLSQWGVALQLISERPWLGWGAAAFSVLYPLRTGKWHGHAHNLPLELAVSHGLPVALAVIGLVLALLITSLRLGLRGLFERAWWAAVLILVVLHGTDMPFFDSRLNIAGWILLAGLRCQIRSGREPAGDAPAASLG, from the coding sequence ATGACGATCGCTTGGGTGCTGTTCCAGCTGGGTCTGTTTCTGTTGCCTTCTTCGGCGCTGCTGGCGAGCCTGCTGTTGTTCCCAGCCCTGCTGGTCGGCAGCGTCCGTCGTGAAGGTCCCTTCTGGGCGGATCCCTGGAATGCCCCACTCCTGTTCGCCGCAACGGCGATGCTGCTGGGGTGCTTCGGTGCCTATTCCGGTTCCCTCGCCTGGGCCGGTCTCGCCAACTGGTTGCCCTTCTTCTGGGGGTTCTGGGGGTTTCAGCCCTTTGTCGCCGATGCTCGCGCCCGTCGCCGTGCCGGACTCTGTCTGGTGGCCGGCACCGTGCCGGTGCTGGTCACGGGGTTGGGTCAGCTGTGGTGGGGGTGGCAGGGCCCCTGGCAGTTGTTCGGTGGGCTGATCATCTGGTTTGTGACCCCCGGCGGTGAGCCGAGCGGTCGTCTTTCGGGGCTGTTTGATTACGCCAACATCGCCGGGGCCTGGTTGGCGATGGTCTGGCCGTTCGCCCTCGCTGCCTTGGTGCAGCCCGGTCTCAGCGTTCGTCGGCGTGCCGTGGTGGTGATGTTGGCGGCGGCGCAGGTGGCGGCGCTCCTGCTCACCGATTCCCGTAACGCCTGGGGGGCCCTGGTGCTGACGGTGCCGGTGGTGCTGGGCCCTCCGAGCTGGCCCTGGTTGTTGCCGCTGCTGTTGCTCGCCCTGCTCCCCGTGCTGTTGGCGGTGCTTCCCGGTGTGCCGTTGCTCTTGCAACAGCCGGCCCGTGCCCTGGTGCCCGACGGCATCTGGTCGAGGCTCACCGACAGCCGCTACGGGGCGGAGCGGGCCGTCGCGTCGACGCGCCTCAGTCAGTGGGGGGTGGCTCTGCAGCTGATCAGTGAACGCCCCTGGCTCGGTTGGGGCGCCGCTGCGTTCTCCGTGCTCTATCCCCTGCGCACCGGCAAGTGGCATGGCCATGCCCACAATCTTCCCCTCGAGCTGGCCGTGAGCCATGGCCTGCCGGTGGCCCTGGCCGTGATCGGCCTGGTGTTGGCGTTGTTGATCACGTCCCTGCGCCTGGGCCTGCGCGGACTGTTCGAGCGGGCCTGGTGGGCAGCGGTGTTGATCCTCGTGGTGCTCCATGGCACCGACATGCCTTTTTTCGACAGTCGTCTCAACATCGCCGGCTGGATCCTGCTGGCCGGTCTGCGCTGTCAGATCAGGTCAGGCCGAGAGCCTGCCGGCGATGCCCCTGCAGCGTCTCTTGGTTGA
- the purU gene encoding formyltetrahydrofolate deformylase translates to MLSASVILQLICPDRPALVSELAGWVAANGGNIRHADHHTDAGAGLFLSRIEWGLEGFGLPREAIAPSAAALAQRLDGEAQLHFSDEHPRVAILASKQSHCLLDLLWRARSGELPMQVPLVIANHPDLEPICADFNIPFVCVPVERNRKAEAEQTMLQLLREHDVELAVLAKYMQVLSADFLEQFPTVINIHHSFLPAFKGAQPYHRAWERGVKLIGATAHYVTEDLDAGPIIEQTIAHVSHRDEVEDLIRKGRDTERLALARALRLHLRRQVMVYRGRTAVFA, encoded by the coding sequence GTGTTGTCCGCTTCGGTGATTCTTCAGCTGATCTGTCCGGATCGGCCCGCCTTGGTGAGTGAGCTGGCGGGCTGGGTGGCGGCGAACGGCGGCAACATCCGCCATGCCGATCACCACACCGACGCTGGCGCCGGCTTGTTCCTCAGCCGGATCGAATGGGGTCTGGAGGGGTTCGGGCTGCCCCGCGAGGCGATTGCCCCCTCCGCAGCGGCCCTGGCCCAACGGCTCGACGGCGAGGCCCAGCTCCATTTCTCCGATGAACATCCCCGGGTGGCGATTCTCGCCAGCAAGCAGAGCCACTGTCTGCTTGATCTGCTCTGGCGAGCGCGCAGCGGCGAACTGCCGATGCAGGTGCCGTTGGTGATCGCCAATCACCCTGATCTCGAGCCGATCTGTGCCGATTTCAACATTCCGTTTGTGTGTGTGCCTGTGGAGCGCAATCGCAAGGCGGAAGCGGAGCAGACCATGCTGCAACTGCTCCGGGAGCACGACGTGGAACTCGCGGTGCTCGCCAAATACATGCAGGTGCTGAGCGCCGATTTTCTGGAGCAGTTCCCCACCGTGATCAACATTCACCACTCCTTCCTGCCCGCCTTCAAGGGCGCGCAGCCCTACCACCGGGCCTGGGAGCGGGGCGTCAAATTGATCGGTGCCACCGCCCACTATGTGACGGAGGACCTGGATGCCGGACCGATCATCGAGCAGACGATTGCCCACGTGAGCCATCGCGATGAGGTGGAGGATCTGATCCGGAAAGGGCGCGATACGGAGCGTCTCGCTCTGGCCCGGGCGCTGCGACTGCATCTGCGTCGCCAGGTGATGGTCTATCGCGGCCGAACAGCCGTGTTCGCCTGA